The nucleotide sequence AATGAGAATACCGATGGCGAGAAGAACGATCGTTCCGATCTTCAAAAATGAACTGAGATAGTCCCGGGGCGCCAGCAGCAGCCAAACCGGCAAGATGGACGCAATAAATCCATACAAGATCATCCACTTCGCCAAAGCAGTACCGCTGAGGGTAAAAATGCCCGACCAGAAGGGGTCTGCCGCCACGTACTGCCCGGCCCACAGAGCCAACATCAACAGGACAATGCCGATGATGCTGCCTTCCAGCACCCGGCCCGGCCGGATGAATCGCATATAGATCCCCATGAGCAGCGCGATGGGAATGGTCATCGCGATGGTAAAGGTTCCCCACGGCGAACCTTTCAGGGCATTGACCACGACCAATGCCAGCACGGCAATCAAAATGATCATGATGGCGAGGACGCCGATGGAAGCGAGAATACCGCCAAAGGGGCCGATCTCATCCCGGGCAATCTGCCCCAAAGACCTGCCGTCCCGGCGCATCGAAGCGAACAGGATGACAAAATCCTGAACAGCTCCGGCCAGCACGACTCCGATGATGATCCACAAGGTCCCCGGGAGGTACCCCATCTGTGCGGCGAGAATCGGTCCCACCAAGGGGCCGGCTCCGGCAATCGCCGCGAAATGGTGACCCAGGAGTACCCATTTGTTGGTGGGCACGTAGTCTTTCCCGTCGTTGTGAACTTCCGCCGGCGTCGCCCGGCGATCGTCCAGTTCAAAAGCTTTGCGCGCCATGAATTTACTATAAAAACGGTAGGCAACGGCGTAGGTGGCCACTGCGGCGATGATCAGCCACGCCGCGCTGATCGTCTCCCCGTTGCTGATTGCCAATACGGCAAAAGCCGCAGCGCCCACAACGGAGATGAGCGTCCACAACAGAATGGAACCCAGCTTTTTCAAACTCGATCCCCCTTTTGAAATGATTCATTATTTTTTTATATATTTCTGACGAGGAACCCCGCCCCCCCTCCTTCATTGTACACGATCCCATTCAAGATTTCATCAAGATTTTTCAACGCCCGAGATCCTTGACAGGTTGGCCGACCCAGTGCTACAGTTACGACAACGAAGGCATCATTTTATTTGGCGAAGGAAAAGCGATGAGGGAGACCCGACAGACAAAGGGCGGTACAGAGAGCCGGTGGATGGGTGCAAACCGGACCGCATGTCTGGCCGGCAGCGCTCCCGAGTGCCCGCGTGAAGCGCCGACCAGCGGCGTGGGTAGCGGGGCCGGCTGACTCCCGTTAGTGAGTCGGGTGACATGGTCACCAGCGAGGGCGATGCTGCGAGGCATCGCTGAAAAAGGGTGGTACCGCGAAAGAGGACCTTTCGCCCCTTGCGCCGCACGCGCAGAGGGTGGAGGGTTTTTTTGTTTGACTCCGCCCGACTCGCCAAGGGAATCATCGCACGCCGCGGCGTGCAACAAGAACATCCGGGAGGTGCCCTACCGTGTTCAAGATTCTTGTCAGCGATGCAATTTCCGAAGAGGGGCTCAAAAAACTGATGGACGCCCCCGATGTGCAAGTGGACATTCGCCCGGGGCTGCCCCCGGAAGAACTCAAGGCGCTGATCGGCGAATATGACGCCCTTTTGGTCCGGAGCCAGACCAAAGTCACCGCCGACCTGTTGGCCGGCGCCCGCAATCTCAAGGCTGTGGGCCGGGCCGGAGTGGGGGTGGACAACATCGACATTGAGGCGGCCACCCGCCGGGGGATCATCGTCGTCAACGCCCCGGACGGGAACACGATTTCTACAGCGGAACACACCTTTGCCATGCTGATGGCCCTGGCGCGAAACATCCCTCAGGCCTACGCATCAATCCAATCGGGCAAGTGGGACCGGAAGTCTTTTGTCGGCGTAGAGCTCAGGGGGAAGACCCTGGGGATCGTTGGCCTCGGCCGCATCGGCACCGAAGTGGCCAAGCGGGCCATGGCCTTCGGAATGACGGTGCTGGCCTACGACCCGTTCCTCACCAGGGAGAGGGCCGATCAACTGGGCGTCGAATCGGTCTCGGTGGACGACATCTGCCGCCGGGCGGATTTTATCACCGTCCACACCCCCCTCACCAAAGAAACGCGGCACATGATCTCCGGGCCGCAGTTCGCCTTGATGAAAAAGGGCGTTCGCATCCTCAACTGCGCCCGGGGCGGGATCATCGATGAGAAGGCGCTGCTCGCCGCCTTAGAAGACGGAACCGTGGGGGGGGCCGCCCTGGACGTTTTCGAAGAAGAGCCGCCGAAAGACAATCCGCTTCTGGCGTCAAACCGAGTCATTGCCACCCCTCACCTGGGAGCTTCTACGGTGGAAGCCCAGATCAACGTGGCCATCGACGTCGGCGAAGAAATTTTGAATATCCTGCACGACCGGCCTTTTAAGAACGCGGTGAATCTCCCATCCCTCCCCGCCGAAGTGATGCGGGCCGTTCAACCTTACCTGGCCCTAGGGGAAAAACTGGGCCAATTGATCAGCCAGATCGCCGCGGGTCGCCTTTACGCCATCGAAGTCACCTACGGCGGCGCGGTGGCAGAACGGGAGGTCGCCCCGGTGTCCCGGACGATCCTAAAAGGAATTCTCAGCTATCATCACGGGGACGAAGTCAATTACGTGAACGCCCCCTTTATCGCGGAAACGTTGGGCATCAAGGTGACGGAGACCAAAACCGGCCGGCATAAAGTGTTCAACGACTGGATTTCTGTCCAGCTCACCACAGACGAAGGCACTCACAGTGCCGCCGGGACCTTATTTAACGGCCTCGGGCCGCGGATCGTCCAAATCGACGGCTATTCCGTGGACGTAGCGCCCCAGGGAACCCTGCTCATCACCCGGCATATCGACCAACCGGGCATCATCGGCCAAGTCGGCAGCCTTCTCGGCGCCGCCGGCGTCAATATTGCCGCCATGCAGGTCGGACGCAAGGAACTCGGCGGGCAGGCGGTGATGGTCCTCGCCGTGGACAAACCGGTGGATGCGGAGACCCTGGCGAACATCGGCCAAGTCCCGGGTATTCTGGCGGTGCGGGACGTGTCATTGTGATGCCTTCCATCACCCGTAATTAAAATGCCCCGCCGAATGCGGGGCATTTTTAGGTGCCGGGCCACCTCATCGGCCCACCATGCCTTCCACTGGACTGCTGGCGCTCGCGTACCGTTTCTTCGCCACTCGACCGGCCAGATACCCCTTCCGACCGGCTTCCACCGCCAGGCGCATCGCTTCGGCCATCAGGACCGGGTCCTTGGCCCCGGAGACGGCGGTGTTCAACAAAATCCCATCCGCCCCGAGCTCCATCGCCAGGGCCACGTCCGCGGGGGAACCGATTCCGGCGTCCACGATCACCGGGACCTTTGCCTCCTCCACGATGTAGCTCAAGTGATACGGATTCAAAATCCCCAACCCCGTTCCAATCGGGGCCGCGCCGGGCATCACCGCCGCCGCCCCCACTTCCTCCAAGCGCTTGGCCAAGATTGGGTCGTCCGATATATAGGGCAGGACGATAAACCCCTCTTTCACCAGCACTTCGGTCGCCTTAAGGGTCTCCACGGGATCCGGGAGCAGGGTCTTGGGGTTGCCCACCACCTCCACCTTGATCATGTCGCACAGCCCCGACGCCTTCGCAAGCCGGGCAATCCGCACCGCTTCTTCGGCGTCCGAGGCCCCGGCGGTGTTGGGCAGCAGGGTGAACCGCTGGAGGTCGAGCCGTTCCAAAAAATTGGGTTCATCCGGGCGATCCAGATTCAATCGCCGCACCGCGAAAGTCAGGACTTCAGCCCCCGAAACCTCCACCGCGCGACTTTGTACATCTAAGTCTGAAAATTTTCCCGTCCCCAAAAACAACCGGGAGCGAAAGGTCCGCCCTCCGATGATTAACTCGTCATTCTCCACCTGCGTCTCCATGCCGGCCTCTCCTTTCTCTCTTTTAACCCCCACCCACAAAATGAACGATTTCCATGTGATCGCCGTCTCGCACCGCCTGGATATCGTACTGTTCCCGGGGGATGATCTCTCGGTTGAGCTCGACCACCACCATGCGGTCAGCGAGGTGAAAATGATGCAGCACTTCGGCGACCGTTTTCACGCCGGGGACCTCTTTCCACTGCCCGTTGACATGCAATTTCATCCTCTCCCCTCCCTCCTTTGTCGGCCCCTGAGGATGGCCTGCACAAACGCTTTGGCCCTTTCCAGAATATCCTCCGTGTCGACAAGCCCCCGGATGACCGCTAAACCATCCGCCCCGGCCGCCGCCAGCTCCTCGGCATCCTCCAGTCGAATGCCGCCGATGGCGATGATAGGAAGGTCCACCGCCTGCCGGATCCGGCGCAACCCGGCGATCCCTACCACCGGCTTGGTGTCCGTTTTCGTGGTCGTCGCCCGCATCGGACCAACCCCGATATAATTCGCCCCCTGAATCGCCGCCTCCCGGGCCTCCTCCACATTATGAGTGGAGACTCCGATGATGCGGCCCTCCCCCAGAATCTCCCGAGCCGCTCGGATCGGCAAATCCCCCTGGCCGAGGTGGACCCCATCCGCGTCCAGGGCCATGGCCACATCCACCCGGTCATTGACGATCAACAGGGCGCCTGCTGCCCGGGTCATCCGCCTGAGCACCCGTCCAGCCTCCAGCAACTCCCGAGTGTTCAGATCTTTTTCCCGCAGCTGAATACAGGTCACTCCGCCGGCCAACCAATCCCCTGCCACTTCTTCCAAGGACCGGCCGCGGTAAAATCGCCGATCGGTGATCGCATACAGGCCGTGGATCTGTTTCACCATCGCTCTCCCCTCACCCGCCCCATCGAATACCGCCATCCTGCGGGAATGTGCCCGTCCATCCGGGTCCCGGGGATTCAAAACTGCCGTTGTTGATGTATAGAACTGGGCCATTCCGGTTATGCTGATAACAGAGCCGAGGCGTGCAAACCTCAGCTTCTCCTCTCTCTCTTTTCTTGGGGCGGCCGGTGGATCCGGACGCCTCCTTTTTTTTCCAAGTTCGGGTTTTGTCCCCGTTTCTCGCCTTCAGAGTTCCGCCGCGCCCAAAAGTCGCCGGTGTTCGATCTTCATGCACCGGTCCATGACCACCGTTAAACCCGCTTCCTGAGCCCGCTTCGCCGCCTGCTCATTGACGACTCCAAGCTGCATCCACAGCACTTTTGCGCCGACCTGCACCGCTTGGCCCACCAGTTCATCCACCTCTTCACCCCGGCGGAATACATCCACAATATCCACCGGGCCCTCCACCTCCCGGAGGGAGGGATGGGCTTTCCGTCCCAAACTCCGGTCGATTCGCGGATTGACGGGAATGATCTCATAGCCTTGGGACTGCAGATAGGACGCGACCTCATAACTCGGCCGATCGGGGTTATCGGACAGTCCCACCACCGCCACGGTCTTCGAGGTTTTCAACAACTCCGCCAATTCTTGGTCCGTCGGATTCTGAAACACCGGCCACCCCTCCCAAGAGGATCAATTGTTGGTCTCCGATCTGCCCGGGACGGAGGGTTTCGTGGGGAGGAATTTCACGCCAAAACGCCCCTGGGGTGTACGAAAAACGGCGACATAATCCGGGTAGTTCCGATCGCCGCGCCACCCCTCTTCTCGCAGGCGGGCTGCATAACAACCCGCCTGAAACTCGCTGTCGAACAATCTTGCACAATAGATCCACCCCATGGCGTCCTCCAACCCATCGTCCACATTTCGCAGTTTATCGCGTCACGGCAGCCCGCGTTCCCTTTCAGTATATCCCAGTCTGCGGTGACAACCAAGCATGCGGCAACGTTGGATTTTTGACAAGGCCTGTATAATTTACCCCGCGCTCCGGCACACTAGGCCCGAGGTGAACCGGAATGCCTTGGATCGCAACCCTGAGAATGTCCTTGCCTCTGGCTGTACTCATCGCCAGCGTCGTATCCGGATGTGCACCTTCCGCTGCACCGCCCGAGTCCCCTCGGGACACGGGCCCCCGAATGACCGAGGACGGGACTCAGCGACCCGAAGAGGTACAAACGCCGCCAGGGGAACAGGCCGATAAAGCCCCCGCCCCACGGCCGCAACAGGCCCCTCAGCAGGCCGGAAAGCCCGCGAGCCCCTCGCCCCCGGACACGGTGATGCGCCAGATGAACGACGCTGCCCGCCGGGTTCCCGGCGTCGAAGGCTCGACCGTGGTGCTGGTCGGGCGGACGGCCCTGGTTGGCGTCGATCTCGACCACAAAATCACCGGCTCCAAAATCGACTCTATTAAACAGTCCGTCAAAGAAGCCGTGGAACGAACGGACGGCGGCTACCGGGTGGCGGTCACCGCCGACGTGGACTTGGTGGCCCGGCTCCGGGACATCGCGAGCGGCGTCCAACAAGGAAGGCCGGTGTCGACCTTCACGGACGAAATCGCCGACATTCTCAGCCGCCTGCTGCCCGAAACTTAGCCCTGGCGCTGCCCCTGGCAAAGGGGCAGCAAAACGGTGAACGTCGTCCCCTTCCCGAGCCGGCTCTCCACCGTAATATCCCCATCGTGCTGAAGGACGATATTCCGAGCGATGGCAAGCCCCAGGCCCGTGCCTCCTCGATTCCGGGTACGGGCCTTGTCCACTTTGTAAAACCGCTCCCAAATGTAAGGAATGTCCTCAGGGGGGATGCCGGCCCCCTGGTCTTCCACCGCAATCCTCGCCGTGTCCTGGCTCACACTAAAACGAATCGTTACAGAACCCGGAGGCTGGGTGTGCCGAAAAGCGTTGTCGATGAGGTTCGTCAGGACTTGTTCCAATCGATCCACATCGGCATCGACAATCACCGGGTCATCCACCTGCATTTCCAAGTGAAAGGTCAGTTTCCTTTCCTGGGCCAGAGCCGAGAACTTCCGCCAAATCTTTTGGATCAAGGGCCGCACATCCACAGGTTGTCGTTTCATCACGAACCGCCCGGACTCCAGTTGGGCCAGATCCAGCAGGTCGTTCACCAGCCGGCGCATGCGCAGCGTTTCTTCCAAGATGATCTCCGCCAGTTCCCGGCGTTGCTCCGGGTCGTCGATAAAATCGTCCACCAGCGCCTCGCTGTAGCCTTGAAGCATCGACAAAGGGGTGCGCAGTTCATGGGAGACATTGGCGACGAAATCCCGGCGCATCCGCTCAATGTTCAGTTGCTCGGTGATATCCCGCAACACCGCCACTACCCCCCGCAATGCTTGGGATCCCGGCTCATACAAAGGGGCCATGGTGATGGCCATCGTTCGGCCTTGTCCCACCACCTCCCGCTGCTGCGCTTCTTTCGTCTCGATCACCTTTTGTTCAACCTCGAACAGTTGACTGGGCAGACGGTTCTCCGAAGGCTGGCCTTCTTCTGCCATCGATAACGCCCGCAACCAGCGCCGGGCCGGGGGATTGGCCAGCAGCACCTTCCCCGTAAGATCGGCAGACACCACCCCATCGGCCAAACTCGCCAGGATGTTGGCCAACTGTTCCTTCTCCTTGGACAACGCTTTGATATTTTCTTCCAGATCGTGCGCCAATTTGTTGAGGGTAATGCCCAAACGCCCGACCTCATCTCCGGTGACAACCCGGACTTTCCCGTGAAAATCCCCCCGGGCCATCCGCTCGGCCACCTCATTCATCTGGACCAGGGGGCGGGAGAGATTTTTCGAAAGGACAAAGGCAAAACCCGTGGTCATGATGATGGCCAGACCCCCGGCATAAAAAATCGAATGCTGAATCTGGGTCATCGCCTCCTGGCTGGGGGCGAGAGGCTGGGTGAGAAGCATCAATCGAACCGCATCTCCCTGACGGGCCAAGGGAACGACGATCCACAGATTGTTTGAGTGGCCGCGAAACTGCGGAACGTCCTGCATAAACGATCGGCTCGGGGGAATCACATCGTCTCCGGCCAACAATTTCGACCGCTCATCGACCGTCAAGCGACTCCACACCGCCTCGGCCGTGGGATCCTGACCCGGCGTCCCGAGCACGTACAAGCTGGCCCCCGCCTGTCGGGCCAGGTTCTCGGCGACCACCGAGGCTTCGGGACTGCCCGTGCGAAGGGTTGCGGCAATATAATCGGCGCGATTCTGAAAAGCCTGAGCTTGCACTTGATACAAGTAGGTGTCAATCATCTGTTCCAAGTACATGGACAAGAGCCCCAGCACCACCACCACCAAACCGGCAATGGTGAGCCAGAGCTTTGAAACAATACTGTTTCGGATCACTCTGCCACCTCGAACTTATAGCCCACACCCCAGACGGTGACGATCATCGCGGCCGCCGGCTGAGACGCCTTCCCCAGCTTTTCCCGGAGCCGTTTGATATGTGTATCCACCGTGCGTTGGTCCCCGTAGAACTGATAATTCCAGACATCCCGCAGCAGTTCTTCCCGGGTGAACACCTTCTCCGGCCGCTGGGCCAAGTAACACAGAAGCTCGTATTCTTTCGGCGTCAGGCTGACATCCTGCCCGTCTGCCGTCACTTTCCGGGATTCGAGATTGATGGTCAGGTGCGGGAACGTAAACACCTGGGTTAACTCGTGCTCGGCAGGTCCCTGGTGCACCCGCTTGATGAGCGCCTTCACCCGCATGACCAATTCCCTCGGACTGAAGGGTTTGACCACATAATCGTCCGCACCGAGTTCAAAGCCGTGGATGCGATTCATCTCGTCCCCGGCGGCGGTCAACATGATCACCGGGGTGTCCTTTTGTTTGCGAAGTTGGGCGCAGACCTCCCGTCCATCCAACTCCGGCAGCATCAGGTCGAGGACAATCACCGCGTAATCGTTGGCCAATGCCATCTCCAGGGCGGTGCGGCCGTCCTCCGCCTCCTCCACTTCGAATCCGTTTCGCTCCAGATACATCCTCACGAGACGACGAATCCGCTCCTCATCATCCACCACAAGAATCTTGACCGGGTTCATTCACACATCTCCTTCCGACGCCGGCTCCGGCTACCCGCAGGCGTTCGCATCATCGCGCCCCCGCTTGGACAGTGACTGTGCCGCTCGGGTGTACACTCTCATGGTAACCAACGGACAGCCGAGTGACAAGCGATGCGTTGCACCGCCGCCGCAGGGATCGAGGATCACCGGGGTTTCTGCCCGGCAGCGACCAATTGTCGCAAAATCCTCTCTTCCTCCTCGGTCAGCGGACGAATCTCCCCGGGCGCAAGCCCATCTATGGTAAGATTCCCATATTGGATCCGGGTCAACTCCAAAACCGGGTGCCCCACCGCTTTGCACATGCGCCTCACCTGGCGATTTCGCCCTTCATGAAGGGTGATGTCAAACTCCGACCTCTCCCTCCCCCTACCCCACAGCCGCACCCGAGCCGGCGCCGTCCTCACCCCATCGAGGACAATGCCTGTCTCCAGCCTCCGTATCCCTGGATTGTCCAGATATCCTCTCACCGCCACCCGGTACGTTTTCTCCACCCCGAATCGCGGATGCATCAGGCGATGGGCCAATTCCCCGTCATTCGTCAATAACAAAAGCCCGGAACTGTTGATATCCAGACGCCCGACGGGAAACACCCGTTTGGGAAGATCGCGGACATAATCGGCCACCGCCGGCCGGCCCTGGGGGTCGTGCAAGGTGGTGACCACCCCGATCGGTTTGTAGAACAAAAAACAGACCGTACGGTCGGGGATGGCCACGGAACGCCCATCTACTTCAATGCGGTCCACTTCCGGATCCACCTTGAACCCCTGTTCCACCACGACCCGACCGTTCACCCGCACCCGACCCTGGGCAATCCATTGTTCCGCCTTTCGTCGGGAGGTTAACCCCGCCCCGGCAATCACCTTTTGTAGCCGTTCCTTCACCCATATTCCCCCTGGCCAAGGGCCCGCGATGATTTCGCCATCGATTCTACCTCATGAACAGGACCTCCACCAGTCCAGCGGCCGTTTCCCGACATCCCCGTCATCCCGGCGGTCCGAAAACCACCCAGACGGCCACCGCCGATGCGGCGGCACTGACCAGATCGGACAACAGCCCCACCTTCAGGGCATAGCGAACCTTCCGGATCCCCACGCTGCCAAAATACACGGTGATGACGTACAAAGTGGTATCTGTGCTCCCTTGAATGGTTGAAGCCAAACGGCCTGGCCACGAATCCCCGCCATGGGTTCGCAGCACATCAATCATATAGGTGAGGGACCCCGTCCCGGAGATCGGCCGCAAAAATAACATCGGAAGCACTTCGGCGGGGAAAATCCCCGATATCCATTGGGCCACAAGACCCGTGATCCACTCCAGGGCCCCGGAATCGCGAAACACCCGGATGGCCACCATCATGCCAACCAGATGCGGGATGATGCGAACCGCTGTCTCGAATCCATCTTTTGCGCCCGCCACAAAAGTTTCATACACCGGTACCCGGCGCAGAGCCGCCCACAGGACCGTCCCCACGAAAAAAGTCGGCAACATCCACGCCGAGAGAGCGAAAAACCCGTTCATTTTTTCGCTCCCCTCCTACCCCGGGCTTCCCGGCGGCGGTAATGGCGATCGAGAAAGATCGCCGCCGCCGTCCCCACAGCGGTGGCGAGAATCGTAGGGGCGACAATATCCGTGGGACTGGTGGCGCCGTACTGCATGCGCAGTGCGATCACCGTCGTGGGCAATAGGGTCAGGCTGGCGGTGTTGAGGGCAAGCAAGGTGCACATGGCGTCACTGGCCTGCTCCTTGTCGGGATTGAGTTCCTGGAGTTCCCGC is from Kyrpidia tusciae DSM 2912 and encodes:
- a CDS encoding ATP-binding protein: MIRNSIVSKLWLTIAGLVVVVLGLLSMYLEQMIDTYLYQVQAQAFQNRADYIAATLRTGSPEASVVAENLARQAGASLYVLGTPGQDPTAEAVWSRLTVDERSKLLAGDDVIPPSRSFMQDVPQFRGHSNNLWIVVPLARQGDAVRLMLLTQPLAPSQEAMTQIQHSIFYAGGLAIIMTTGFAFVLSKNLSRPLVQMNEVAERMARGDFHGKVRVVTGDEVGRLGITLNKLAHDLEENIKALSKEKEQLANILASLADGVVSADLTGKVLLANPPARRWLRALSMAEEGQPSENRLPSQLFEVEQKVIETKEAQQREVVGQGRTMAITMAPLYEPGSQALRGVVAVLRDITEQLNIERMRRDFVANVSHELRTPLSMLQGYSEALVDDFIDDPEQRRELAEIILEETLRMRRLVNDLLDLAQLESGRFVMKRQPVDVRPLIQKIWRKFSALAQERKLTFHLEMQVDDPVIVDADVDRLEQVLTNLIDNAFRHTQPPGSVTIRFSVSQDTARIAVEDQGAGIPPEDIPYIWERFYKVDKARTRNRGGTGLGLAIARNIVLQHDGDITVESRLGKGTTFTVLLPLCQGQRQG
- a CDS encoding thiazole synthase is translated as METQVENDELIIGGRTFRSRLFLGTGKFSDLDVQSRAVEVSGAEVLTFAVRRLNLDRPDEPNFLERLDLQRFTLLPNTAGASDAEEAVRIARLAKASGLCDMIKVEVVGNPKTLLPDPVETLKATEVLVKEGFIVLPYISDDPILAKRLEEVGAAAVMPGAAPIGTGLGILNPYHLSYIVEEAKVPVIVDAGIGSPADVALAMELGADGILLNTAVSGAKDPVLMAEAMRLAVEAGRKGYLAGRVAKKRYASASSPVEGMVGR
- a CDS encoding spore maturation protein, with the protein product MNGFFALSAWMLPTFFVGTVLWAALRRVPVYETFVAGAKDGFETAVRIIPHLVGMMVAIRVFRDSGALEWITGLVAQWISGIFPAEVLPMLFLRPISGTGSLTYMIDVLRTHGGDSWPGRLASTIQGSTDTTLYVITVYFGSVGIRKVRYALKVGLLSDLVSAAASAVAVWVVFGPPG
- the serA gene encoding phosphoglycerate dehydrogenase — encoded protein: MFKILVSDAISEEGLKKLMDAPDVQVDIRPGLPPEELKALIGEYDALLVRSQTKVTADLLAGARNLKAVGRAGVGVDNIDIEAATRRGIIVVNAPDGNTISTAEHTFAMLMALARNIPQAYASIQSGKWDRKSFVGVELRGKTLGIVGLGRIGTEVAKRAMAFGMTVLAYDPFLTRERADQLGVESVSVDDICRRADFITVHTPLTKETRHMISGPQFALMKKGVRILNCARGGIIDEKALLAALEDGTVGGAALDVFEEEPPKDNPLLASNRVIATPHLGASTVEAQINVAIDVGEEILNILHDRPFKNAVNLPSLPAEVMRAVQPYLALGEKLGQLISQIAAGRLYAIEVTYGGAVAEREVAPVSRTILKGILSYHHGDEVNYVNAPFIAETLGIKVTETKTGRHKVFNDWISVQLTTDEGTHSAAGTLFNGLGPRIVQIDGYSVDVAPQGTLLITRHIDQPGIIGQVGSLLGAAGVNIAAMQVGRKELGGQAVMVLAVDKPVDAETLANIGQVPGILAVRDVSL
- a CDS encoding CoA-binding protein; this encodes MFQNPTDQELAELLKTSKTVAVVGLSDNPDRPSYEVASYLQSQGYEIIPVNPRIDRSLGRKAHPSLREVEGPVDIVDVFRRGEEVDELVGQAVQVGAKVLWMQLGVVNEQAAKRAQEAGLTVVMDRCMKIEHRRLLGAAEL
- the thiS gene encoding sulfur carrier protein ThiS codes for the protein MKLHVNGQWKEVPGVKTVAEVLHHFHLADRMVVVELNREIIPREQYDIQAVRDGDHMEIVHFVGGG
- the thiE gene encoding thiamine phosphate synthase yields the protein MVKQIHGLYAITDRRFYRGRSLEEVAGDWLAGGVTCIQLREKDLNTRELLEAGRVLRRMTRAAGALLIVNDRVDVAMALDADGVHLGQGDLPIRAAREILGEGRIIGVSTHNVEEAREAAIQGANYIGVGPMRATTTKTDTKPVVGIAGLRRIRQAVDLPIIAIGGIRLEDAEELAAAGADGLAVIRGLVDTEDILERAKAFVQAILRGRQRREGRG
- a CDS encoding YhcN/YlaJ family sporulation lipoprotein, translated to MTEDGTQRPEEVQTPPGEQADKAPAPRPQQAPQQAGKPASPSPPDTVMRQMNDAARRVPGVEGSTVVLVGRTALVGVDLDHKITGSKIDSIKQSVKEAVERTDGGYRVAVTADVDLVARLRDIASGVQQGRPVSTFTDEIADILSRLLPET
- a CDS encoding response regulator transcription factor, with the translated sequence MNPVKILVVDDEERIRRLVRMYLERNGFEVEEAEDGRTALEMALANDYAVIVLDLMLPELDGREVCAQLRKQKDTPVIMLTAAGDEMNRIHGFELGADDYVVKPFSPRELVMRVKALIKRVHQGPAEHELTQVFTFPHLTINLESRKVTADGQDVSLTPKEYELLCYLAQRPEKVFTREELLRDVWNYQFYGDQRTVDTHIKRLREKLGKASQPAAAMIVTVWGVGYKFEVAE
- a CDS encoding pseudouridine synthase, which gives rise to MKERLQKVIAGAGLTSRRKAEQWIAQGRVRVNGRVVVEQGFKVDPEVDRIEVDGRSVAIPDRTVCFLFYKPIGVVTTLHDPQGRPAVADYVRDLPKRVFPVGRLDINSSGLLLLTNDGELAHRLMHPRFGVEKTYRVAVRGYLDNPGIRRLETGIVLDGVRTAPARVRLWGRGRERSEFDITLHEGRNRQVRRMCKAVGHPVLELTRIQYGNLTIDGLAPGEIRPLTEEEERILRQLVAAGQKPR